DNA sequence from the Pseudodesulfovibrio senegalensis genome:
CAAGAATCCTGTGGAAATGTACCGCTGGCTCAAATCCAACGCCATGGAACGTGAACGGTTTGAAGCATTGGATGAAGACAAGCGCGGTGACAAGTTTCCCATCGGCGTTTTTGTCGAACGGGACGAGCCCGGCCTCGAGGAGCGTTACCATGAACTCAAGGCCCGGTTTGCGGCAGGGAGGAATGGATAAATGAAAGGTCAGGTTGATCTCGAACGGTTTGAAATTCGTTTTTCCGGCCTCGGCGGACAGGGGATTCTTACGTTGGGCAAGGTAATGGGGGCCGGGCTGTCGCTTGGCCACGGATACAACGTCACCCAGACCCAGAGCTACGGTCCCGAGGCTCGCGGCGGTTCCAGCCGGTGCGATCTTGTGGTCAGTTCGCAGCGCATCAGTTTTCCCAAGGCGGAAAATCTGGATTTGCTGGTTGCTTTGTCCCAGGAGGCCTGCAATGCCTATTATCCGTATCTCAAACCCGGCGGAGTATTGATCATTGAAACGGACATGGTCGCCCAACCGCCGACAAATCAGTATCTGGGCCTGCCGTTCACGGCCATGGCCAAGGACAAAATCGGCATTCCCCAAGCCATGAACACCATTGTTCTCGGCGCGTTGAGTCATTTGTTGCCGTTTGCCATTCCCAGAATCATGCGCAGGAATATGGAGGAAACATTGCCCGAAAAGATTCGAGCAGTGAATGTGAAAGCATTCAATCTGGGAAATCGGGAAGCAAAGAAACGGTTCGGTGATGTGCCTGTGGCGTGGGAAGGAATGGTGGTGGAAGACAAGGGTGCTGAAAAGCGTGCGCCTTCAAAAAAACGAAGCGCCGCCAAAAAATGAGAAG
Encoded proteins:
- a CDS encoding 2-oxoacid:acceptor oxidoreductase family protein; its protein translation is MKGQVDLERFEIRFSGLGGQGILTLGKVMGAGLSLGHGYNVTQTQSYGPEARGGSSRCDLVVSSQRISFPKAENLDLLVALSQEACNAYYPYLKPGGVLIIETDMVAQPPTNQYLGLPFTAMAKDKIGIPQAMNTIVLGALSHLLPFAIPRIMRRNMEETLPEKIRAVNVKAFNLGNREAKKRFGDVPVAWEGMVVEDKGAEKRAPSKKRSAAKK